A part of Rhodopirellula bahusiensis genomic DNA contains:
- a CDS encoding ribonuclease R family protein, whose product MQVSQELIDRVLRLVHAAEYRPSKPKQIAALLELDADGYREVRRVIKQLVLEGRLIYGGNHLVVAAAAVGGPTDQIRGTFRRAMGGGFGFVRPSSGGGSADADVPEDVFVPPGMTAGALEGDLVAVTIEPSRRGGTEGKVVEVLQRARRQFTGTFFSAPLPDQPGSDTIEGPVVYLDGVHYEAPVSVGDVRGLPLQDGDKIFVEIVDFPDEESGGGEAVILERLGSSKNPAIDTLTIMRQYALPDEFSEEVLDEAREQADAFDDDVVPTDRKDLTDMLTITIDPFDARDFDDAISLQREDGRWRLWVHIADVSHFVPPGGKLDVEARRRGTSVYLPDRVIPMIPEIISNHLASLQPERMRLVKTVEIEMLDDLTITHSEVHNAAIRSDKRFNYEQIDQFLASPETFQKDWGGPICELLTHMHKLAMQIRKRRFKDGSLSMDMPDIKLELDRTGKVKGAYQTENTESHQIIEEFMLLGNEAVATWLDDQELNFLHRIHAPPERRKLRQLTSFVKDLGLGFDNVESRFEIQAVLDKVAGTTLENAVNFAVLKSMSKAVYGPHREGHYALDKEHYCHFTSPIRRYPDLSVHRLVQRLIEKKSTPDESFAELVKLGHECSDAERNAAQAERELIQLKLLHFLKKKQGETLEAVISRVFADGIHARCLKLPVDGFIPVTELPSDQYRFERRGQVLTGFKEGNRFRLGDHLTVRIGKVDLQDRQLYLDVVKNHSAGKKDPRGPVTSKSKKSPYKSKKKNERREKKKRRRR is encoded by the coding sequence ATGCAAGTCTCACAAGAATTGATCGATCGCGTTCTGCGACTCGTTCACGCGGCGGAATACCGTCCCAGCAAACCCAAACAAATCGCCGCCCTGTTGGAACTGGACGCGGACGGTTACCGCGAAGTCCGTCGGGTGATCAAACAATTGGTCCTCGAAGGCCGATTGATCTACGGCGGCAACCACTTGGTCGTCGCTGCCGCGGCGGTCGGAGGCCCCACCGACCAAATTCGCGGCACGTTTCGCCGAGCCATGGGCGGCGGCTTTGGTTTCGTTCGCCCTTCCAGCGGTGGTGGCAGTGCCGACGCGGATGTTCCCGAGGATGTCTTTGTTCCCCCGGGCATGACCGCCGGAGCCCTGGAAGGCGATTTGGTCGCCGTGACAATCGAACCCAGTCGCCGAGGCGGGACCGAAGGCAAAGTGGTGGAGGTGTTGCAACGAGCTCGCCGTCAATTCACCGGCACGTTTTTTTCCGCACCGCTGCCTGACCAACCCGGTTCCGACACGATCGAAGGTCCGGTCGTTTACCTCGATGGCGTTCATTACGAAGCACCGGTCAGTGTCGGCGACGTGCGAGGTCTGCCGCTGCAAGACGGTGACAAGATCTTTGTCGAGATTGTCGACTTCCCCGATGAAGAATCTGGCGGCGGAGAAGCCGTCATCCTCGAGCGTTTGGGAAGCAGCAAGAACCCGGCGATCGACACGCTGACGATCATGCGGCAATACGCGTTGCCGGACGAGTTCTCCGAAGAGGTTCTCGACGAAGCTCGTGAGCAAGCCGATGCGTTCGACGACGACGTCGTTCCGACGGACCGCAAAGACCTCACGGACATGCTGACAATCACGATCGATCCGTTCGATGCACGTGATTTCGACGACGCGATCTCACTGCAACGCGAAGACGGTCGATGGCGGTTGTGGGTGCACATCGCCGACGTCAGCCACTTCGTTCCGCCCGGTGGCAAACTCGATGTCGAAGCACGCCGTCGCGGCACCAGCGTTTACCTGCCCGACCGTGTGATCCCGATGATCCCCGAGATCATCAGCAATCACCTAGCGTCCCTTCAACCCGAACGCATGCGTTTGGTGAAGACCGTCGAGATCGAAATGCTGGACGATCTGACGATCACTCACAGCGAAGTTCACAACGCCGCCATCCGCAGCGACAAACGTTTCAACTACGAGCAAATCGACCAGTTTCTCGCGTCCCCCGAAACGTTCCAAAAGGATTGGGGCGGCCCGATCTGCGAGCTGCTGACGCACATGCACAAGCTGGCGATGCAGATTCGCAAGCGTCGGTTCAAAGACGGCTCGCTGTCGATGGACATGCCGGACATCAAGCTCGAACTGGATCGCACCGGCAAAGTCAAAGGTGCCTACCAAACCGAGAACACCGAGAGTCACCAGATCATCGAGGAGTTCATGCTGCTCGGCAACGAAGCCGTTGCGACTTGGTTGGACGATCAAGAACTCAATTTCCTACACCGAATTCACGCACCGCCTGAACGCCGCAAACTGCGACAACTGACCAGCTTTGTCAAAGACCTCGGGCTGGGTTTTGACAATGTCGAAAGCCGCTTTGAAATTCAAGCGGTGCTGGACAAAGTCGCTGGCACTACACTGGAAAACGCTGTCAACTTTGCGGTGCTCAAGAGCATGAGCAAAGCGGTCTACGGCCCACACCGTGAAGGACACTACGCGCTCGACAAAGAACACTATTGCCACTTCACCAGCCCGATCCGCCGGTACCCTGACCTCAGCGTTCATCGATTGGTGCAGCGTTTGATCGAGAAGAAGTCCACGCCGGACGAATCATTCGCGGAACTTGTCAAACTCGGGCACGAATGCAGCGATGCCGAACGCAACGCCGCGCAAGCTGAACGCGAATTGATTCAACTGAAGCTGCTTCACTTCCTGAAAAAGAAACAGGGCGAAACGCTCGAGGCCGTCATCAGTCGCGTGTTCGCCGATGGCATTCACGCTCGCTGTTTGAAACTTCCCGTCGACGGGTTCATCCCGGTCACGGAACTTCCCAGCGATCAATATCGATTCGAACGCCGCGGGCAGGTCCTGACCGGATTCAAGGAAGGCAACCGGTTCCGCCTCGGCGACCATCTGACGGTTCGAATTGGCAAAGTCGATTTGCAAGACCGGCAGCTGTACCTCGACGTGGTAAAGAATCACTCCGCGGGCAAAAAAGATCCGCGAGGACCCGTTACCAGCAAGTCGAAGAAATCGCCCTACAAGAGCAAAAAGAAGAACGAGCGACGCGAAAAGAAGAAACGCCGCCGTCGTTGA
- a CDS encoding SIR2 family NAD-dependent protein deacylase has translation MNVLILTGAGISAESGIPTFRDANGLWEGHAVEEVATPQGFARNPELVQEFYNQRRRALLNPEIQPNAAHVALADFEREHVEKARGNFLLVTQNIDNLHQRAGSQNVLPMHGQLLQARCTYTEEVFDWTEDLGNDTPHPEDPDNDRMRGCLRPNVVWFGEMPIGLNRIEQAATSADLFIAIGTSGVVYPAAGIVAQTPPHCRRIEVNLDDTPASSAFDETIHGSASVEIPKLLDHFKAM, from the coding sequence ATGAACGTTCTCATTCTCACCGGTGCCGGAATCTCAGCGGAATCCGGAATCCCCACGTTCCGGGACGCCAACGGATTGTGGGAGGGGCACGCGGTCGAAGAAGTCGCCACGCCTCAAGGATTCGCTCGCAATCCAGAGTTGGTGCAAGAATTCTACAACCAACGACGGCGAGCGCTGCTGAACCCTGAAATCCAACCCAATGCTGCGCACGTTGCTCTCGCGGATTTTGAACGCGAACACGTCGAGAAGGCACGTGGCAATTTCCTCCTGGTGACTCAGAACATCGACAACCTGCACCAACGCGCAGGCAGTCAAAACGTGCTGCCCATGCATGGGCAATTGCTGCAAGCCCGATGCACTTACACGGAAGAGGTGTTCGACTGGACCGAGGACCTCGGCAATGACACGCCGCACCCGGAAGACCCAGACAACGATCGCATGCGAGGTTGCTTGCGACCCAACGTCGTCTGGTTTGGCGAGATGCCGATTGGACTGAACCGCATTGAGCAGGCAGCAACGAGTGCTGACCTGTTCATCGCAATCGGCACGTCCGGCGTCGTGTATCCCGCCGCCGGCATCGTGGCTCAAACGCCTCCGCACTGTCGTCGCATCGAAGTGAATCTGGACGACACCCCCGCGTCGAGTGCCTTCGATGAAACCATTCACGGTTCCGCCAGCGTTGAAATTCCGAAGCTACTGGATCACTTCAAAGCGATGTAG